CGCGTCGCCGAATTCCGGCAGCCGGGCCAGCAGCGTGGTGAACTCCTCGGTGTTGGGCTGCCAGGTCTGCAACATGGCGTTCAGGTTGGTGATGGTGTCTCCGTAGGCCGCGCTGGAGTTGTTGACGGTGTTGGCCAGGGTGGCCAGGACGGCGTTGCCCTCGTCGATGAGCAACTCGAACTGCCGGTCGCCGGAGGTCACCGCCGCGCTGAGCCGGTTGAGACCGGCAAGCATCTGTTCCAGTTGGGGTTGACGGGTGTGCATGGTCTGCATCAGCGTCGACAGGTTGTCGATCAACTGGGTGAACACACCCGCGTTGTCGCTCAAAGATGAAGTCATCGCCGCGATCTGGGTGAGCAGCGTGGTCAGGGTTTGGGCCTGGCCACTGAACGTCTCGACGAATCCGCGGGTCAGCGTGTTGACCTGCTCGGGGGCCAGCGCATCGAACAGCGGCTTGAACCCGTTGAGCAGCGCGGTGAGATCCACCGCCGGTGAGGTCTGGGCCAGCGGGATGACGCCGCCGGCGGCCAGCCTGGCCGGCGGTTCGTCGGTGGAGACGTCCATGATGGCGCCGCCCGGATCGGAGAGCGCGACATAGCGGGCGCCGAGCATGTCGCCGTACCGGACCGCGGCGGTGACGTTGCTGGTCAGGGTGAAGTCGGAGTTGACCTCGATGTCGACGTCGGCCCGGCTGGTGCCGTCCGGGTTGGGGGCGAACCGGATCGAATCCACCCGTCCGATCCGAATGCCGTTCATGGTCACCGGGTTTCCGACGTTGAGGCCTTCGACGCTGGTGAACTGGGCTTGATAGGTGACCGTGTTGCCGCGCACCGGGACCGACAGGGTGTTGATCACCAGCACCGCGCTGAGCACCCCGGCCGTGCTGAAGGCGCCCAGCTTGGCCCACGATTGCCATCGTCTGTTCCGGTTCATGACACCTGCACTTCCGTGCCGCGCACCAGCGGACCGAGCATGAGCACGGTGGCGATGTTCGGTTGCGTCGAGGGGCCACCGGCCGGGGGCACCAGTTCGTCCTGCAACACGGCCAGGGCGTGGGCCTGCCCGTCGGCGTCGACGACGGCCGAGGCGGGGGCGACCACCGGCGGCGCCGGTTCCGTCGGAACTGCCTCGGCGGGAAGCGGTTCGGTGGGCACCGGTGCGGACTGTGGCAGTCCCGGCCCGGGCGGCAGGGACGAGTGCGTGGGCAGGTGGGGTGCCGGCGGGGTGAACGGCGTGACGGGCAGGTCGGCGGCCGGCCAGGCCAGCACGTCGGCCGGTTGCGGCGGCACCACGCCGGAGGGGGCGGATTCGGCGCACCGGGCACCCTGCGTGGCGCCGTAGACCGGGCAGTCCTGCAGTGAGTAGGGCATCGGACCGGCGAAGGTCGCCACCGCGGTGATGTTGAACTTGCCCGTCGCGAACACCTTGGCGCCGGCCTCACCGAAGGACTGCGCGCCGGCCAGGGTGTCGACCAGGCCGAGCGGCTGGGCGGCAGTGGTCGCCATGATCTTGCCCGCCGAGTCGACGACCGTGATCAGCTGTTCGCGGTGATCCGACAGGAACGAGGTGAGTACCGAGGAGAACCGGGCGAATCCATCCAGGGCCGAGGCGAACTTCGTCTGGTCGGCGACCATCCGGTCCGACACCGACGTGGCGGCCGACAGGGTGGAGAGGATGTCCGGTGTCGCGGTGTTCAGCGAGGCCATCACGTCCCGGAACTGCGGTGTGGTGTCCAGGAATCGGACCAGCGTCGGAGTCAGCACCGCGGCGCTGGCGCTCAGGTTGTCGATCGTGGTGCCCAACTGTTCGCCGCGGTTGCGCAGCGATTGGCTGATCGCGGTCAGGGCTGTCTGCATGCGCTCGGGTTTGATCTGCGAGAACAGCTCGACGATCTTGGTGAACACGTCGTAGAGGGCCATCGCGTCGGGGCTGTCGTCGATCGCCACCGTGTCACCGGGTTTCAGCCCCGTCGTCGACCGGTTGCCTTGGGCGTCAACGAGTTGCAGGTAGATGTCGCCGAAAAAGGTGCGCGGCACGATCCGCGCGACGGCCGAGGACGGGATGACGCCGAGGCTGTCGGGTTCGATCGCCAGCCGGACCCGGGACGTGTGGGTGCCCGATTCGATCTCGGCGATGCGCCCGACGTTGACGCCGTGGTAGCGCACGGGAGAGCCGCCGGTGATGAGCCCGGCCGAGACCGGGACCCCGACGAACACGTCGGCGCTGCGTTCCAGGTGGCCCGATGCCCGGGCCACCAGCACGGCCGCGACGGCCATCGCCACGGCTGCGGCGGCCAGGCCACGTAGAGCCAGGCGGGCCTGGCTCGGCTCACCGCGTCGGCGTAATCTTCTCGGCGCGTTCACATTCCCATCCCCGGGATCTCGGGCACCAGGCCCCACAGCGCGAAGGTGAGCAGCACGTCGAGGATGCTGACCGCGAGGATCGCGGTGCGCAGCGCCCGGCCGGCGGCCTGGCCCACCCCGGCCGGTCCGCCGGAGGCGAAGTAGCCGTAGGTGCAGTGCACGAGCGCCACCACGATCGCGAACACGATCGCCTTGATGCCCGAGTAGAGCAGGTCCTGCGGGCCGAGAGCCAGATGGAAGAAATAGTCATACGTGCCAGGGGAGGCGCCGTTGAAGATCACCACCACGGTGCGGGTGGACAGGTAGCTGGCCAGCAGCCCGATCATGTAGATCGGGATGACGCACACCACCGAGGCCAGCACCCGCGTGCCGACCAGGTAGGGGATGGAGCGCAGCGCCATCGCGTCGAGCGCGTCGATCTCGTCGGAGATCCGCATCGCCCCGATCTGGGCGGTGAAGCCCGTTCCGACCTTGGCGGCCAATGCGATTGCCACCACCACCGGGGCCAGCTCGCGGGTGTTCGCGATCGCGGCGAGCATGCCCGAGAGCGTGTTCATCCCGACCAGGTCCAGGCCGCGCTGGGTCTCGACGCCCAGCATCATGGCCGCGGCCAGCGACATGGCGAACACGATGCCGATGGTTCCGCCGCCCGACAGCAGCGAACTGGTGCCGAACGTGACCTCGCCGATCTGGCTCAGGGTGTGCTTGCGATACCGCACCAGGGCGTACGGCAGTGATCCGATGACCTTGGCGTAGAACGTGACATGTTGGCCGGCCACGGCCAGCGCGTCGTACCCGGCCAGCGCGGGCCTCGAAACCCGGTGCAGGGCGGCGCTGCTGGTGATCGCGGTCATCGGTAGCTGCCCACGGCCGGCACCACGACGGTGTAGAGCGCCGACATGGTGGTGTTGAGGATGAACACCAGCGCGAAGGCCAGCACCACCGCCTCGTTCACCGAGTTGGCCACGCCGCCCGCGCCGCCCTTGGTGTGCAGGCCCTTGAAGGTGGCCACCAGGGTGGCGGTCAGCCCGAACACCGCCGACTTGATCAGGGCCATCACGAAATCCGACACCTGCCCGTACTGGCTGAACGTGGCCAGAAACGTTCCGGCGGGTAGGTGTTGCACGCTGATGTGGTACAGGTAGCAGGCCATCACGCCGCCGAAGGTGACGATCGAGCACAGCGCCAGGGCCACGATGACGGCGGCGACCAGTCGCGGGGCGACGAGGCGCTCGATCACGTCGAGGCCCATCACCTCCATGGCGTCGATCTCCTCGCGGATGGTGCGCGATCCGAGGTCTGTGCAGATCGCCGAGCCGGCCACCCCGGCCATCATCAAGGCGCACACCAGGGCCGCAGCCTGGCCGACGATGATGAACGCCACGACCGCACCCGAGTAACCGCCGGCGCCGATGCGCCCGGCGAGCTCACCGACCGACACCGCGATGAACACCCCGATCGGCATCATCAGCAGCAGGGCCGGCCCGGTGCACACCCGGCCGATGAACAGGGTCTGGGCCACGACCTCGTCGAGTACCAGCCGCCTGCGGACCATCGCGGTGACGACGCTGACGAGTGCCTGCACCGAGAAGCCGAGCACGTAGCCGCCCTGGACCAGGACATCCCGCACGGGGCCCTTGGGCGCCGGTAGCTCGTAGGTCATCGACTTCCTTCCGCGATGTCGTGGCATGCGCGGGGCCGCCGGTGAGCACCGGCGGTGCGGAGCACCGTTTCGACCCCCCGGTCGCCTGTGGAGCATGTCACATTTGGTGACGCCATCGCAAGAATTAAGTGAATGGCCATTCTCGAGTGCCAGGACCATGTCTGTGGAGGTCTGAAAGGTCGAGTGCGGGAGTTTGTGATGGCGTGATCGCGTTGCCTCGACTGAGGTCGCATCGGCGTGTCGGCCGCGTCCGGGAATGAATCAGCATTAACTTAACGGCCACAGGGTTGCCGAGCTGAGGGGTGTCGGTATGGCCGGTGGGGTCGGGGGGCGTCACATGTCGCGGCGGTCGTTTCTGGCCGGCACTGCCACGGCCGGGATGGCCGCGGCAGCACTGAGCGGGCCGGGGAAGGCACAGGCCGCGCCGGGGTCCACGGTGGCGATCTTCGGCGCCGGTGTGGCCGGCCTGACTGCCGCACACGAGCTGGCCGAGCGTGGTTACCGCGTCACGGTGTTCGAACGAAAAGCGTTGGGTGGTAAGGCGCGGTCCATCCCGGCGCCGTCACCGTCGGGCAGTCCACTGCCGGCCGAACACGGCTTCCGGTTCTTCCCGGGTTTCTACCGCAACGTCACCGACACGATGCGGCGTATCCCGTTCGCCGGCAACAGCTTCGGTGTTTGGCAGAACCTGACCCGCGCGACGTCGTATCTGCACTCGGGGCTGGGCCGGGCGGATCTGACCATCCCCCTGCCGTTTCCGATCCCGACGCTGCCCAACCCGATCACACCCAAGGCGTTCATCGAGTCGGTGGCCACGGTGTTCCAGACGTTGTTCCGACTGCCGCCGCTGGAAGCGGTGTATGCCGCCCAGAAGCTCGCGGTGTACGTCACCAGCTGTGACGAGCGCAAGCTCGGCCAGTGGGACAACATGACCTGGGAGCGCTACATCGGGGCGGACCGCAAGAGCAAGGAGTACAACCGCTACCTTGCCGACGGCATCATCCGGAATCTGGCGGCCTCCAAATCCAAGGACGCCAGCGCCCATTCGATCGGACTGGTCGGTGAGGCATCGGTGTGGTCGATCCTGCTGCTGGGCAACGACATCGACAACAAGGGATTCGACCGGGTGCTCAACGGGCCCACCAGTTCCCAGTGGATCGATCCGTGGGTGGCGCACCTGCAGTCCCTGGGGGTGACGTTCCGGCTCGGGCAGGCGCTGGCCCGGTTGACCCCCAACGGCCGCCACATCGCCTCGGCCACGGTGGTGGACGGCAACGGGGTCGCCCAGCCGGTGGTGGCCGACTGGTACATCTCGGCGGTGCCGTGCGAGAAGCTCGCCGCGGTACTCACACCCGATGTCCTCGCCGCCGATCCCAAGCTGGCCGCGGTGGCCGCGCTGCGCACCGAGTGGATGAACGGGTTGATGTTCTTCCTGCGCGAGCGTGTCGACGTCACCAAGGGGCACGTCAACTACGTCGACTCCGGGTGGGGCATCACCTCGATCAGCGAGGCCCAATTCTGGAAGCGACCGCTGACCTCCTATGGCGACGGCACCGTCAAGGACTGCCTGTCGGCGATCCTCTCGGACTGGAGCAGCCCGGGAAACTTCAACGGCCTCAGCGCCCGGCAGTGCACCCCACCGCAGATCGCCGCCGAGGCGTGGGCGCAGATCAAGGCGCACCTCAACGACACCAGCATCGTGGTGACCGACCGGATGGTGCACTCGTGGTTCCTCGACCCGTCGATCATCGACTCGGGTACGCCCAATGTGCGCAACGACGAACCACTGTTCATCCAGGACCCGGGTTCGTGGGCGCGACGGCCGGAGGCCGTGACGGGCATCGACAACTTCTTCCTGGCCGGGGAGTGGATCAAGACCGATCAGAACGTCACGACCATGGAGGGTGCCAACGAGGGTGGCCGTTACGCCGCCAACGGGGTGTTGATGGCGTCGGGGTATGCGGGGCCGAAGGTCAATATCGTCGAGTTGTTCCAGGCGCCGTGGTGGGCCCCGTTCAAAGCCGCCGACAAGGCGCGGTACCGGGCCAGGCTGCCCCACGCGCTGGACATCGTCGACACGCGCTGGCCAACCTGACCCTCTTACTGAAAACAATTCCCAATAACTACGATGGCCCAGTGACATCGGTACCTGTGCTGGCGGTCGCCGGTCATCTCGGCGCCGGAAAGACCACGCTGCTCAACCATCTGCTGCGCAACAGTCGCGGTGTCCGGATCGGTGCGCTGGTCAACGACTTCGGTGCGGTCAACATCGATGCCATGCTGGTGGCCGGTCAGGTCGACGCGATGGCGTCGCTCTCCAACGGGTGCATCTGCTGTGCGGTGGACGCCGAAGAGGCCGGCGAGATGCTGAGCAAGCTCGCCGCCGTCAAGCCCCGACTGGATCTGATCGTGGTGGAGGCCAGCGGTGTGGCCGAACCTGCCGCCCTGGCCCGCACCATCATCACAACCGACGATCCCCGCTACCACTACGCCGGGTTGGTCCTGGTGCTCGACGGCCTGCAACCCGAACTGGGGCACGGGCTTCCGGTCGCCGATCTCGTGGTGCTCAACAAGGCGTCCTCGGCTCCTGACGTCGACGACCTGCTCGCCCGGATCCGCGAGCTCAATCCTCGGGTTCCGGTGCTGCCCACCGATTTTGCCCGGATCGACCCCGAGCTGCTGATCGACCCGCCGGCGCGGGCGCCGCAGGCCCAGCTGTCCTTCGACGAGCTGCTGCACGACGAGCACGATCACGACCATCCCGCGTATCAGAGCGTCGAATTCCGCACCGATGCCGTGGTGAACCCGCGCCGGTTCATGGAGTTCCTGCAGAACCGCCCCGAAGGCCTCTACCGGGCAAAAGGTTTCGTCGACTTCGGCGCACAACGCTTCCTGCTGCAGCTCGTGGGCAGCTCGCTGCGGTTCGAGAA
The genomic region above belongs to Mycolicibacterium sp. HK-90 and contains:
- a CDS encoding MCE family protein; translation: MNRNRRWQSWAKLGAFSTAGVLSAVLVINTLSVPVRGNTVTYQAQFTSVEGLNVGNPVTMNGIRIGRVDSIRFAPNPDGTSRADVDIEVNSDFTLTSNVTAAVRYGDMLGARYVALSDPGGAIMDVSTDEPPARLAAGGVIPLAQTSPAVDLTALLNGFKPLFDALAPEQVNTLTRGFVETFSGQAQTLTTLLTQIAAMTSSLSDNAGVFTQLIDNLSTLMQTMHTRQPQLEQMLAGLNRLSAAVTSGDRQFELLIDEGNAVLATLANTVNNSSAAYGDTITNLNAMLQTWQPNTEEFTTLLARLPEFGDAINRTSSYGGFVSLYLCNFTLKIRSHEANIFGNRHSEVCR
- a CDS encoding MCE family protein, whose product is MNAPRRLRRRGEPSQARLALRGLAAAAVAMAVAAVLVARASGHLERSADVFVGVPVSAGLITGGSPVRYHGVNVGRIAEIESGTHTSRVRLAIEPDSLGVIPSSAVARIVPRTFFGDIYLQLVDAQGNRSTTGLKPGDTVAIDDSPDAMALYDVFTKIVELFSQIKPERMQTALTAISQSLRNRGEQLGTTIDNLSASAAVLTPTLVRFLDTTPQFRDVMASLNTATPDILSTLSAATSVSDRMVADQTKFASALDGFARFSSVLTSFLSDHREQLITVVDSAGKIMATTAAQPLGLVDTLAGAQSFGEAGAKVFATGKFNITAVATFAGPMPYSLQDCPVYGATQGARCAESAPSGVVPPQPADVLAWPAADLPVTPFTPPAPHLPTHSSLPPGPGLPQSAPVPTEPLPAEAVPTEPAPPVVAPASAVVDADGQAHALAVLQDELVPPAGGPSTQPNIATVLMLGPLVRGTEVQVS
- a CDS encoding ABC transporter permease produces the protein MTAITSSAALHRVSRPALAGYDALAVAGQHVTFYAKVIGSLPYALVRYRKHTLSQIGEVTFGTSSLLSGGGTIGIVFAMSLAAAMMLGVETQRGLDLVGMNTLSGMLAAIANTRELAPVVVAIALAAKVGTGFTAQIGAMRISDEIDALDAMALRSIPYLVGTRVLASVVCVIPIYMIGLLASYLSTRTVVVIFNGASPGTYDYFFHLALGPQDLLYSGIKAIVFAIVVALVHCTYGYFASGGPAGVGQAAGRALRTAILAVSILDVLLTFALWGLVPEIPGMGM
- a CDS encoding ABC transporter permease — translated: MTYELPAPKGPVRDVLVQGGYVLGFSVQALVSVVTAMVRRRLVLDEVVAQTLFIGRVCTGPALLLMMPIGVFIAVSVGELAGRIGAGGYSGAVVAFIIVGQAAALVCALMMAGVAGSAICTDLGSRTIREEIDAMEVMGLDVIERLVAPRLVAAVIVALALCSIVTFGGVMACYLYHISVQHLPAGTFLATFSQYGQVSDFVMALIKSAVFGLTATLVATFKGLHTKGGAGGVANSVNEAVVLAFALVFILNTTMSALYTVVVPAVGSYR
- a CDS encoding FAD-dependent oxidoreductase; this translates as MSRRSFLAGTATAGMAAAALSGPGKAQAAPGSTVAIFGAGVAGLTAAHELAERGYRVTVFERKALGGKARSIPAPSPSGSPLPAEHGFRFFPGFYRNVTDTMRRIPFAGNSFGVWQNLTRATSYLHSGLGRADLTIPLPFPIPTLPNPITPKAFIESVATVFQTLFRLPPLEAVYAAQKLAVYVTSCDERKLGQWDNMTWERYIGADRKSKEYNRYLADGIIRNLAASKSKDASAHSIGLVGEASVWSILLLGNDIDNKGFDRVLNGPTSSQWIDPWVAHLQSLGVTFRLGQALARLTPNGRHIASATVVDGNGVAQPVVADWYISAVPCEKLAAVLTPDVLAADPKLAAVAALRTEWMNGLMFFLRERVDVTKGHVNYVDSGWGITSISEAQFWKRPLTSYGDGTVKDCLSAILSDWSSPGNFNGLSARQCTPPQIAAEAWAQIKAHLNDTSIVVTDRMVHSWFLDPSIIDSGTPNVRNDEPLFIQDPGSWARRPEAVTGIDNFFLAGEWIKTDQNVTTMEGANEGGRYAANGVLMASGYAGPKVNIVELFQAPWWAPFKAADKARYRARLPHALDIVDTRWPT
- a CDS encoding GTP-binding protein, translated to MTSVPVLAVAGHLGAGKTTLLNHLLRNSRGVRIGALVNDFGAVNIDAMLVAGQVDAMASLSNGCICCAVDAEEAGEMLSKLAAVKPRLDLIVVEASGVAEPAALARTIITTDDPRYHYAGLVLVLDGLQPELGHGLPVADLVVLNKASSAPDVDDLLARIRELNPRVPVLPTDFARIDPELLIDPPARAPQAQLSFDELLHDEHDHDHPAYQSVEFRTDAVVNPRRFMEFLQNRPEGLYRAKGFVDFGAQRFLLQLVGSSLRFEKRRGGGTELVLIGTGMEPAAVLAGLQRCTDEPADENAMLGVLKYVV